Proteins from a genomic interval of uncultured Desulfuromusa sp.:
- a CDS encoding Maf family protein, with translation MENQLILASASPRRRELLRQIGLEFQVVPSRAEEQILPNETPEEHVIRLSLDKATEVANRDHISGRWFIGSDTIVLCDNRILGKPENEAHAATMLKQLSGRQHQVLSGYAVIDRQTGKQRAEAVSTRVWFRQLTDVEITGYIATGEPADKAGAYAIQGLGICFVSKIEGSYTNVVGLPLCKLTLAMKELGIPLLI, from the coding sequence ATGGAAAATCAGCTGATTCTGGCATCGGCATCACCTCGCAGACGGGAATTGTTACGACAGATCGGACTTGAATTTCAGGTTGTCCCCAGTCGGGCTGAGGAGCAGATTCTTCCGAATGAAACGCCGGAAGAGCATGTTATCCGCCTCAGTCTCGATAAGGCAACTGAGGTCGCAAATCGTGACCACATATCAGGTCGCTGGTTTATCGGCAGTGACACTATTGTTCTCTGTGACAACCGGATTCTGGGAAAACCTGAAAATGAGGCGCATGCCGCAACAATGTTAAAACAACTCTCCGGGAGGCAGCATCAGGTTCTTTCCGGCTATGCTGTGATTGACCGGCAAACGGGCAAACAACGTGCTGAAGCCGTCAGTACCCGAGTCTGGTTTCGTCAATTGACAGACGTGGAAATCACAGGCTACATTGCCACCGGAGAACCTGCTGACAAGGCAGGAGCTTATGCAATTCAGGGACTGGGCATCTGCTTTGTTTCCAAGATTGAAGGAAGCTACACCAATGTTGTCGGGCTTCCCCTTTGTAAACTGACTCTGGCAATGAAGGAGCTGGGGATCCCGCTATTGATATAA
- a CDS encoding YggS family pyridoxal phosphate-dependent enzyme, whose protein sequence is MNNIADNIQKIHARINNACQISGRNPEEVKLVAVSKIKPADMIEEAFHSGQKIFGESYVQEFRDKHPLVSAPVEWHFIGGLQSNKVKYLRGKVSTIHSVDRLSLAQEIDRQWGKTDKTVDIFLQVNVGDESSKAGCSPEELESLVRSVAPLPNLKIKGLMCLPPHFDDPELVRPFFKQLKELAEQINNLHLPAVSMDELSMGMSGDFEVAVEEGATFVRIGTAIFGARTKKA, encoded by the coding sequence ATGAATAATATTGCCGACAATATTCAAAAAATTCATGCGCGCATTAACAATGCCTGTCAAATCTCCGGACGCAATCCTGAAGAGGTCAAGCTGGTTGCGGTTTCTAAAATAAAACCGGCAGACATGATCGAAGAGGCCTTCCATTCAGGGCAAAAAATATTTGGAGAAAGCTACGTTCAGGAGTTTCGTGACAAACACCCTCTGGTCTCCGCTCCCGTGGAATGGCACTTCATCGGGGGCTTACAGAGCAATAAAGTTAAATATCTGCGGGGAAAAGTATCCACAATTCATTCTGTTGACCGCCTCTCCCTTGCGCAGGAAATTGATCGCCAATGGGGGAAAACCGACAAAACCGTGGATATTTTTTTACAGGTCAACGTTGGTGACGAATCAAGTAAAGCCGGATGTTCTCCAGAGGAACTGGAAAGCCTTGTCCGCTCAGTGGCCCCATTGCCGAATCTTAAAATTAAAGGGCTGATGTGTCTACCGCCGCATTTTGATGACCCCGAGCTGGTTCGCCCATTCTTCAAGCAGTTAAAAGAACTTGCTGAACAGATTAACAATCTGCATTTACCCGCCGTCAGCATGGATGAGCTGTCAATGGGGATGAGTGGCGATTTCGAAGTTGCCGTCGAGGAAGGGGCAACATTCGTCAGGATTGGGACAGCCATTTTCGGTGCCCGGACAAAAAAGGCATAG
- a CDS encoding HAD-IA family hydrolase produces MIDYLLFDLDGTLVDSVPDLTLSLNLLRAELGCAPLSEQQVGPMIGDGVSVLVKRALGENLYEADHRDRFMQLYESHLLDQTRCYPGIEKLLSKHPADNMAIVTNKPYHLTMKLLDGLKLTPHFKIIIGGDSFAEKKPHPLPVIKALEGLSADPKQAVMIGDHHTDLYSGREAGTATCFCAYGMGHTDGLTTEYYAEKSTDLLQLFPGSSFD; encoded by the coding sequence ATGATTGATTATCTTCTTTTTGACCTTGATGGAACTCTGGTTGATTCGGTTCCGGACCTCACCCTCTCTCTCAACCTGCTCCGCGCTGAACTGGGTTGTGCCCCACTATCGGAACAACAAGTTGGGCCGATGATTGGCGATGGGGTCAGTGTTCTGGTCAAGCGAGCTTTGGGAGAAAATCTCTACGAGGCTGATCACCGGGACCGGTTCATGCAATTATACGAAAGTCACCTTCTGGATCAAACCCGTTGCTATCCGGGGATAGAAAAACTCCTGAGCAAACATCCAGCAGATAACATGGCCATTGTCACCAATAAGCCTTATCATTTAACCATGAAGCTACTTGATGGACTGAAGCTGACACCCCATTTCAAAATAATTATCGGTGGTGACAGCTTTGCCGAAAAAAAACCCCATCCACTACCGGTCATCAAGGCGCTGGAGGGGTTATCTGCTGACCCGAAACAAGCCGTGATGATCGGGGATCATCATACCGATCTCTATTCAGGTCGTGAAGCTGGAACAGCGACATGCTTTTGTGCCTATGGCATGGGCCACACAGACGGATTGACAACCGAATATTATGCGGAAAAATCCACCGATCTGCTGCAACTTTTCCCTGGATCCTCTTTTGACTGA
- a CDS encoding arginine deiminase-related protein, protein MASKSIQAPGSVVIIRPHRFHPNPETASDNAFQRIDTKRTTRQAAEDAYREVSEAAVKLEKSGILVHIFEDHGEKETPDSVFPNNWFSTHPGGHVAVYPMYSPSRRRERRYDILEMLKAEYRVQDIIDYSCLEYDGLFLEGTGAMVLDHIDRVAYTARSNRANAIALERFCTHFNFEPMAFDATDTNGHLVYHTNVMMCIGTDFAMVGFDMINDKARRDEIYSRLQGVGRDMVELSNHQIEEFAGNAIELFTGTRRILVISSRAVAALTPGQKKTIEKSVEIVPISIPTIELAGGSIRCMLAGIHLSRR, encoded by the coding sequence TTGGCATCAAAATCTATTCAAGCCCCGGGATCGGTGGTCATTATTCGCCCACACAGATTCCATCCCAATCCGGAAACAGCCTCCGATAATGCATTCCAACGAATTGACACAAAGCGAACGACCCGGCAAGCAGCAGAAGATGCCTATAGAGAAGTCAGTGAAGCGGCTGTAAAACTCGAAAAAAGCGGGATTCTCGTCCATATTTTTGAAGACCATGGTGAAAAAGAAACCCCTGATTCCGTTTTTCCGAACAACTGGTTCAGCACCCATCCGGGTGGGCATGTAGCCGTCTATCCAATGTATTCTCCCAGTCGCAGACGAGAACGCCGCTATGACATTCTGGAGATGCTCAAAGCGGAATATCGGGTGCAGGATATTATCGATTATTCATGTCTGGAGTATGACGGATTATTTCTCGAAGGCACAGGAGCTATGGTTCTTGATCATATTGACCGCGTTGCCTATACCGCTCGATCAAATCGTGCCAATGCGATTGCCTTAGAAAGATTCTGCACCCATTTTAATTTTGAACCTATGGCCTTTGATGCAACGGATACAAATGGTCATCTTGTCTATCACACCAACGTGATGATGTGTATTGGAACCGACTTTGCCATGGTCGGCTTCGATATGATCAATGACAAGGCGCGCCGTGATGAAATCTATTCGCGACTGCAGGGGGTCGGAAGAGATATGGTTGAGCTCAGCAACCATCAGATTGAAGAGTTTGCGGGAAATGCCATAGAACTGTTTACAGGAACCCGAAGAATTCTTGTCATCTCGTCACGAGCCGTCGCAGCTTTAACTCCGGGGCAAAAGAAAACAATTGAGAAATCTGTTGAAATCGTCCCCATTTCTATTCCGACAATTGAACTCGCAGGAGGCTCAATCCGCTGCATGCTTGCCGGAATCCACCTATCAAGGCGTTAG
- the efp gene encoding elongation factor P: MYSCSDLKKGLKLLIDGEPHVIVQYDFTKPGKGQSLYKCKLRNMITGSLFDRTYRSGESFEPASLEERDMQYLYQDDSGHVFMDKKTYEQVILTEETLGDDKYFLIDNMDVEILMYGERAIGISLPNFVNLRVTQSDPWVKGDTAAGNNKPATVETGYTLQVPSFVEEGTLIQIDTRTGNYVTRVKE; the protein is encoded by the coding sequence ATGTACAGCTGTTCTGATCTAAAAAAAGGGCTTAAATTACTGATTGATGGGGAACCACATGTCATCGTTCAGTATGACTTTACCAAGCCGGGAAAAGGTCAATCTTTATATAAATGCAAACTCCGTAACATGATTACGGGATCACTATTTGACCGGACCTACCGCAGTGGAGAATCCTTTGAACCCGCCAGTCTGGAAGAACGTGACATGCAGTATCTCTATCAGGATGACAGCGGTCATGTCTTTATGGATAAAAAAACCTATGAACAGGTTATTCTCACAGAAGAAACGCTCGGAGATGATAAATATTTTCTGATTGACAATATGGATGTAGAAATTCTGATGTACGGCGAACGAGCCATCGGAATCAGCCTCCCCAACTTTGTCAACCTGCGTGTCACTCAATCGGATCCCTGGGTCAAGGGCGATACTGCAGCTGGAAACAACAAACCGGCAACAGTTGAAACGGGTTATACCCTACAGGTCCCCTCCTTCGTAGAAGAAGGAACCCTGATTCAGATTGATACCCGCACCGGAAACTATGTCACTCGCGTCAAAGAATAA
- the epmA gene encoding EF-P lysine aminoacylase EpmA: protein MIEPNWQLARKRQTLEKRARIIQQIRAFFITHHFLEIETPHRIPANAPELNIDAVPSADWFLQTSPELCMKRLLAAGYPNLFQICRCWRDGERSNTHLPEYSMLEWYRSHCDYRQLMADCESLLSHLSPDQEITWQGQTINLSSPWPRITIADAFLQFSSIPLAKALATDEFDSVIAFEIEPNLPKNKPVFLIEYPVEHASLARKKTSAPTVAERFELYIGGLEIANAFSELTDPIEQQQRFRDEESQRRKQGKCPYPNPEPFIKELTTLPPSAGIALGVDRLIMLFCDINIIDDVVSLTPEQL from the coding sequence ATGATAGAGCCTAATTGGCAGTTGGCTCGCAAGCGGCAGACTTTAGAAAAACGAGCTCGAATTATTCAACAGATTCGAGCTTTTTTTATCACTCATCATTTTCTGGAGATTGAAACGCCCCATCGCATTCCTGCTAATGCCCCAGAGTTAAATATTGACGCAGTGCCTTCCGCCGACTGGTTTCTACAAACATCTCCAGAGCTTTGTATGAAACGTCTCCTGGCTGCAGGTTACCCGAATCTCTTTCAGATCTGTCGCTGCTGGCGCGACGGCGAGAGAAGCAACACCCATTTACCTGAATATAGTATGCTGGAGTGGTATCGGAGCCACTGTGACTATCGACAACTGATGGCTGATTGTGAATCACTTTTATCCCATCTGAGCCCGGATCAGGAAATAACCTGGCAGGGGCAAACAATCAACTTATCTTCCCCTTGGCCACGAATCACAATAGCTGATGCTTTTTTGCAATTCAGTTCCATTCCGTTAGCGAAAGCACTCGCCACAGATGAGTTCGATTCTGTCATTGCCTTTGAAATAGAACCGAACTTGCCGAAAAATAAGCCTGTCTTTCTTATTGAATATCCGGTCGAGCATGCTTCTTTAGCGAGAAAAAAAACATCGGCTCCTACCGTTGCAGAACGTTTTGAACTGTATATTGGAGGACTGGAAATCGCCAATGCCTTCTCCGAACTCACTGACCCGATTGAGCAGCAACAACGCTTCCGTGATGAAGAATCTCAGCGCCGCAAACAAGGGAAATGCCCTTACCCAAACCCGGAACCATTTATCAAAGAACTGACGACCCTTCCCCCTTCAGCAGGGATTGCGCTTGGAGTGGATCGCTTGATAATGCTGTTCTGTGACATCAATATCATTGATGATGTCGTTAGCCTAACCCCGGAACAGCTATAA
- a CDS encoding DUF485 domain-containing protein: protein MGHGPAVKLGKDDASGYKTKLGVKMFIVYTLVYAAFVVLNTTNPKIMESIILGQTAAVIWGFGLIVLALVMALIYNRLCTKAEEQMNS from the coding sequence ATGGGACATGGACCCGCCGTAAAGCTCGGAAAAGATGATGCTTCAGGCTACAAAACAAAACTAGGTGTGAAAATGTTTATTGTCTACACTCTGGTCTACGCCGCTTTTGTCGTCCTAAACACAACGAACCCTAAAATAATGGAATCAATCATTTTAGGACAAACTGCTGCCGTCATATGGGGATTTGGACTCATTGTCCTCGCACTGGTAATGGCCCTTATTTACAACCGTCTCTGCACCAAAGCAGAAGAACAGATGAACAGCTAG
- a CDS encoding cation acetate symporter, producing the protein MIYTQSPLAIGLFIFFVLFVLGLSFYLSRRASSAEGYYAAGGNIHWATNGIAFAGDYLSAASFLGICGMIATAGYDGWMYSIGYLAGWIVALFLVAEPMKRLGKYTFTDALDSKFNSKPIQLMAAISTLLVSVFYLIPQMVGAGVLVQPLLGLPHWVGVCIVGIVVTLIVATAGMASTTYVQFFKGGMLLIMSTILVALVLFRGLSTTPADNNGAPYHDFKTLHANSALVIEESGYAVVAGIDSEFGKEGFVKLSKDGQESVWKLIKSDTGYTLEETLFVTKLADGTKLFNGAVAEEGKFFPIGHIKELRIKGEEVAATGAVGPLAFLSAIKDSTIVLWGKKYIKVGDNTTTIYYQKPTPGARVLRPGLKFKVDNATGIQKFNFMSLMLALFCGTAALPHILIRYYTVPSQAAARKSTIVAIAAIGFFYILTLFMGMGAMTNGVINITDNNMSAPLLALSFGFIMFSVISSLAFATVLGTVSGLIVAASGAIAHDLMDNFLGMKMSDRGKVRAGKISAVIIGCIAIYLGIVFEGMNVSFLVGWAFAVAASANLPAILMLLFWSKTTAKGIAASIFIGLTSSLGLILLSPDMWVRYGNLPSEAPIQFNSPALISIPLSFLALVIVSMMTQKDVNIGHSSEAA; encoded by the coding sequence ATGATTTACACACAATCCCCCCTGGCTATCGGCCTGTTTATTTTCTTCGTTCTTTTTGTTTTGGGATTATCTTTCTACCTGTCCCGACGTGCCAGCTCTGCAGAAGGTTATTATGCTGCAGGTGGTAACATTCACTGGGCTACAAACGGTATTGCTTTTGCCGGGGATTACCTTTCAGCAGCATCATTTTTAGGTATCTGCGGCATGATTGCAACAGCCGGTTATGACGGCTGGATGTATTCGATTGGTTATCTGGCCGGCTGGATTGTTGCTTTATTCCTAGTTGCAGAGCCCATGAAGCGCCTGGGAAAATATACTTTTACAGATGCCCTGGATTCAAAGTTTAACTCCAAACCCATTCAGCTAATGGCTGCTATTTCAACTTTATTGGTTTCGGTGTTTTACCTCATTCCCCAGATGGTTGGCGCGGGGGTTCTGGTTCAGCCGTTACTGGGGCTGCCTCACTGGGTCGGCGTATGTATTGTTGGCATTGTTGTCACTCTTATCGTCGCAACAGCAGGGATGGCATCCACGACTTATGTCCAGTTTTTTAAAGGTGGCATGCTCCTGATCATGTCGACAATTCTGGTCGCACTGGTTCTTTTTCGAGGTCTTTCAACGACTCCAGCTGACAATAACGGAGCCCCATATCACGATTTTAAAACCTTACATGCAAACAGTGCACTTGTGATTGAAGAGTCTGGATACGCTGTCGTCGCCGGAATCGATTCTGAATTTGGGAAAGAGGGATTCGTTAAACTGTCCAAAGATGGTCAGGAGTCTGTCTGGAAGCTGATTAAATCAGACACCGGTTACACTCTGGAAGAAACTTTATTCGTCACAAAATTGGCTGATGGAACAAAGCTGTTCAACGGAGCCGTAGCCGAAGAGGGAAAATTCTTTCCAATCGGGCACATCAAAGAACTCCGTATAAAAGGCGAGGAAGTTGCTGCGACTGGTGCAGTAGGTCCATTGGCTTTTCTTTCTGCAATAAAAGACTCCACAATCGTGCTCTGGGGGAAAAAATATATCAAAGTGGGTGACAACACCACGACGATTTATTATCAGAAACCAACCCCGGGCGCTCGGGTTCTTCGCCCTGGGCTTAAATTCAAGGTAGACAATGCCACGGGAATACAAAAATTTAACTTCATGTCCCTGATGCTGGCATTATTCTGCGGGACAGCAGCCCTTCCCCACATATTAATTCGCTACTATACGGTTCCAAGCCAGGCTGCTGCACGGAAATCAACAATTGTCGCTATTGCAGCAATCGGATTTTTCTATATTCTGACCTTATTTATGGGGATGGGAGCCATGACAAATGGTGTCATCAACATAACGGACAACAACATGTCTGCACCATTACTGGCCTTGTCCTTCGGCTTCATCATGTTCTCAGTCATATCATCTCTTGCTTTTGCGACTGTCCTGGGAACTGTTTCCGGCCTTATTGTTGCGGCATCCGGAGCTATAGCCCACGATTTAATGGATAATTTCCTCGGCATGAAAATGTCTGATCGGGGTAAGGTACGCGCCGGTAAAATTTCAGCTGTCATCATCGGATGTATCGCTATTTATCTTGGAATTGTCTTTGAGGGAATGAATGTCTCCTTTTTAGTTGGTTGGGCTTTTGCGGTCGCTGCATCAGCAAACCTACCCGCTATCTTGATGCTGCTTTTCTGGAGCAAAACAACAGCTAAAGGCATTGCAGCTTCGATCTTTATTGGTTTAACCAGCTCCTTAGGACTTATTCTGCTTTCACCGGATATGTGGGTCCGCTACGGAAACCTGCCATCTGAGGCACCAATACAGTTCAATAGCCCTGCACTTATTTCCATCCCCCTCTCTTTCCTGGCTTTGGTCATCGTCTCAATGATGACACAAAAAGATGTGAACATTGGCCACTCAAGCGAAGCAGCATAG
- the cimA gene encoding citramalate synthase, which produces MAKILLYDTTLRDGTQAEDISFQVEDKVRIAKRLDELGIDYIEGGWPGSNPKDITFFQAIQNETLKHSKVTAFGSTRRARITPAEDNNIQMLIEAKPDTVTIFGKTWDFHVREALRISLEENLELINDSLAYLKQRVGEVIYDAEHFFDGYKSNPEYALKSLQAAAEADVDCIVLCDTNGGTLPHEFPAIMEAVQNAVSTPIGIHAHNDSGCAVANSLMAVKFGAKHVQGTVNGFGERCGNADLCAIIPSLALKMGHECLGEGKLATLRSASRYVYELANLTPNKHQPYVGNSAFAHKGGVHVSAIQRHPETYEHIRPELIGNRTRILVSDLSGRSNILAKAEECGIELDSKDPVTLEILEDIKEMENQGFQFEGAEASFELLMLKAMGKLKHYFSITAFRVIDTLRESDKAPVSEATIKVKVGGQVEHTAADGNGPVNALDFAMRKALVNFYPQIADVKLLDYKVRVLPTNQGTDSVIRVLVESGDHDQRWGTVGVSTNVIDASYQALADALVYKLYKDNQ; this is translated from the coding sequence ATGGCCAAAATTTTATTGTATGACACAACATTGAGGGATGGAACCCAGGCTGAAGATATTTCATTTCAGGTTGAAGACAAGGTGCGTATTGCCAAGCGGCTGGACGAGCTGGGGATTGATTATATTGAGGGGGGATGGCCCGGCTCAAATCCCAAGGACATCACTTTTTTTCAGGCAATCCAGAATGAAACTCTGAAGCACAGTAAAGTTACTGCTTTTGGTTCGACCCGGCGAGCTCGGATAACTCCTGCAGAAGATAATAACATTCAAATGTTGATAGAGGCTAAACCCGATACGGTCACCATTTTTGGGAAGACCTGGGATTTCCATGTACGTGAGGCTTTACGGATCTCTTTAGAGGAAAATCTGGAGCTGATCAATGATTCTCTGGCGTATCTGAAACAACGGGTTGGCGAGGTTATTTACGATGCGGAACATTTTTTTGATGGGTATAAATCCAACCCTGAATATGCATTAAAGAGCTTGCAGGCAGCTGCAGAAGCAGATGTCGACTGTATTGTTCTCTGTGATACTAATGGCGGTACTTTGCCACATGAGTTCCCTGCTATTATGGAAGCCGTGCAGAATGCAGTATCAACCCCGATCGGGATTCATGCCCACAATGATAGTGGTTGTGCTGTCGCAAATTCCCTCATGGCAGTGAAATTTGGTGCGAAACACGTCCAGGGAACTGTTAATGGTTTTGGGGAACGCTGTGGCAATGCCGATCTTTGTGCCATTATCCCGTCGTTGGCCCTGAAGATGGGGCACGAGTGTCTTGGTGAGGGGAAGCTGGCGACGTTGCGCAGTGCTTCACGCTATGTCTATGAATTAGCAAACCTGACACCGAATAAACACCAGCCTTACGTGGGTAACTCTGCTTTTGCTCATAAAGGCGGAGTGCATGTCTCTGCTATTCAACGCCATCCTGAAACCTATGAGCATATTCGTCCAGAGCTGATTGGCAATCGGACCCGTATTCTGGTTTCTGATCTGTCCGGTCGTTCAAATATTCTTGCCAAGGCCGAAGAATGCGGCATCGAACTTGATAGTAAAGATCCAGTAACCCTGGAAATTCTTGAAGACATCAAAGAGATGGAGAATCAGGGGTTTCAGTTTGAGGGGGCGGAAGCGTCTTTCGAATTGTTGATGCTCAAAGCTATGGGAAAATTGAAGCACTATTTTTCAATAACTGCATTTCGAGTCATAGATACGTTACGCGAAAGTGACAAGGCTCCTGTTTCTGAAGCAACGATCAAGGTGAAAGTCGGTGGTCAAGTAGAACATACTGCTGCCGATGGTAATGGTCCTGTTAACGCTTTGGATTTTGCTATGCGTAAGGCTCTGGTGAACTTTTACCCGCAGATCGCTGATGTGAAATTACTTGATTATAAAGTGCGGGTTCTGCCGACGAATCAGGGAACTGATTCTGTGATCAGGGTTCTGGTGGAGTCTGGTGATCATGACCAGCGTTGGGGAACCGTAGGTGTCAGTACCAATGTTATCGATGCCTCTTATCAGGCTCTGGCAGATGCATTGGTCTATAAATTGTACAAAGATAACCAGTAA
- the tsaE gene encoding tRNA (adenosine(37)-N6)-threonylcarbamoyltransferase complex ATPase subunit type 1 TsaE — protein MHLLSVVSDEESQTLELGEKLGRLLEQPVRILLQGDLGVGKTVFARGVARGLGVDPQIPITSPTFTLMNHYSARLDLYHFDLYRLSEPDELIELGFDEYAYGSGVALIEWPEKLNNLETPGLWVTLTRISAVQREISMRLQGDNLEELTAALQDLCR, from the coding sequence TTGCATTTGTTGTCAGTTGTTAGTGATGAGGAATCACAGACACTGGAGTTGGGAGAAAAATTAGGTCGGTTACTTGAACAACCCGTCAGGATTCTGTTGCAGGGCGATCTTGGGGTGGGAAAAACTGTTTTTGCACGTGGAGTCGCCCGTGGGTTGGGGGTTGATCCACAAATTCCCATCACCAGTCCGACTTTCACTTTAATGAACCATTACTCTGCTCGACTTGATCTGTATCACTTTGACCTGTACCGCCTGTCTGAGCCCGATGAATTGATCGAGCTTGGCTTTGATGAATACGCCTATGGTTCTGGTGTCGCTCTTATTGAGTGGCCTGAAAAATTGAATAATTTGGAAACACCGGGATTGTGGGTGACGTTGACCCGCATTTCTGCTGTTCAGCGCGAAATCTCCATGCGCCTTCAGGGTGACAACCTTGAAGAGTTAACTGCTGCTTTGCAGGATCTTTGCAGATAA
- a CDS encoding CBS domain-containing protein codes for MLTARDIMTTEVVSVRLDTSLKDLAKKFVETRFSNLPVLDEDENLVGVISETDLIEQHKPLHIPTVMTLFDWVFSFGSEKRFQEEVDRVTATTVGELYCKDPITCSPENSVRELAALMGQHKVHLLPVVSDKKMLGVVARLDLIRAMED; via the coding sequence ATGTTGACAGCAAGAGATATTATGACAACTGAAGTTGTTTCTGTAAGATTGGATACCAGCCTGAAGGATCTGGCTAAAAAATTTGTCGAAACCCGTTTCAGCAACTTGCCTGTTCTTGATGAAGACGAAAATCTCGTTGGTGTCATCAGTGAGACGGATTTGATTGAGCAACATAAGCCTCTCCATATTCCGACTGTTATGACATTGTTTGATTGGGTTTTCTCCTTTGGCAGTGAGAAGCGTTTTCAGGAAGAAGTGGATCGGGTCACGGCAACCACAGTTGGTGAGCTCTATTGTAAAGATCCTATTACCTGTTCCCCGGAGAACTCTGTTCGTGAATTAGCGGCCTTAATGGGCCAGCATAAGGTTCATCTGTTGCCCGTTGTAAGTGACAAGAAAATGCTTGGAGTGGTTGCTCGCCTTGACCTGATCCGGGCGATGGAGGACTGA